The following coding sequences are from one Clarias gariepinus isolate MV-2021 ecotype Netherlands chromosome 19, CGAR_prim_01v2, whole genome shotgun sequence window:
- the arl3l1 gene encoding ADP ribosylation factor like GTPase 3, like 1, whose protein sequence is MGEIQKGLFSIIEKLKGTTEQELRIILLGLDNAGKTTLLKQLASEDVNMITPTQGFNIKSVTCHGMKLNVWDIGGQRKIRPFWKKYLENTDLLIYVIDSADKKRFEETGLELSKLIDEENLKGVPVLIFANKQDLTTAATASEIAEGLNLHTYRDREWQIQACSAISGEGVWDGMNWISNNIVNRKK, encoded by the exons ATGGGTGAAATCCAAAAG GGTCTATTTTCCATCATTGAGAAACTAAAGGGCACGACAGAGCAGGAGCTCCGGATTATTCTTCTTGGTCTGGATAATGCTGGGAAAACCACCCTACTGAAACAACTGGCCTCAGAAGATGTAAACATGATCACACCAACTCAG GGCTTTAACATTAAGAGTGTCACCTGTCATGGCATGAAACTGAATGTCTGGGACATCGGGGGACAGAGGAAGATACGTCCCTTCTGGAAAAAGTATCTGGAGAATACGGATTTGTTG ATCTATGTCATCGACAGCGCAGACAAGAAGAGGTTTGAAGAAACAGGGCTG GAGCTCTCAAAACTGATCGATGAGGAGAACCTCAAGGGAGTGCCTGTGCTTATCTTTGCCAATAAGCAGGATCTGACCACAGCGGCTACAGCCAGCGAGATCGCCGAGGGGCTCAACCTGCACACCTACCGGGACCGGGAGTGGCAGATTCAGGCCTGTTCGGCTATTTCTGGCGAAGGAGTGTGG gatGGAATGAACTGGATCAGCAACAATATTGTAAATAGGAAGAAATAA
- the LOC128508037 gene encoding myozenin-2 translates to MPVDLAKERQQQSVAMCLEARGECLDLGKKISVPQDVMMEELTLLSNKGSRMFQQRQKRVEKFTLEGAGKQADNGSETLSHQATEGLTDRAHYDTKVSPAERNTLLAKLQHTVAKKGSPGVLAPGYSGPLKEIPPEKFNVTVIPKSYCSPWEERSNNETLLADISSRLPEPPFKLAPANYKCFNRAPIPFGGTTGSTRTLPLPGFELMQAYTEPSLNWERMCHRPNFNRIPTPWRA, encoded by the exons ATGCCTGTCGACCTTGCTAAAGAGAGACAGCAACAGTCTGTGGCGATGTGCTTAGAGGCTCGAGGAG AGTGTCTGGATCTGGGAAAGAAGATCAGCGTTCCTCAGGATGTAATGATGGAGGAGTTGACCCTGCTTTCAAACAAgggttccagaatgttccaacAGAGACAAAAGAGAGTGGAGAAGTTCACACTCGAAGGTGCCGGAAAGCAAGCTGACAAT GGAAGTGAGACTCTATCTCATCAGGCTACAGAAGGCCTGACAGATAGAGCTCACTACGACACGAAGGTCAGCCCTGCAGAAAGAAACACGCTGCTGGCCAAACTTCAGCACACCGTAGCCAAAAAGGGAAGCCCGGGCGTTCTGGCACCAG GATATTCTGGGCCGCTGAAGGAGATTCCTCCTGAGAAGTTCAATGTTACAGTAATCCCCAAGTCCTACTGCTCACCATGGGAGGAACGGAGCAATAATGAAACCTTGCTGGCTGACATCAGCTCCCGTCTGCCCGAACCTCCTTTCAAACTCGCCCCTGCCAACTACAAATGTTTTAACAG AGCCCCGATTCCATTCGGAGGGACAACAGGTAGTACCCGGACGCTGCCTCTGCCTGGCTTTGAGCTCATGCAAGCCTACACTGAGCCCTCCCTTAACTGGGAGAGAATGTGCCATCGACCCAACTTTAACCGCATACCGACACCCTGGAGGGCTTAA
- the rbm22 gene encoding pre-mRNA-splicing factor RBM22, producing MATSLGSNTYNRQNWEDSDFPILCQTCLGENPYIRMTKEKYGKECKICARPFTVFRWCPGVRMRFKKTEVCQTCSKMKNVCQTCLLDLEYGLPIQVRDTGLSVKDEMPRSDVNKEYYTQNMEREIANSDGTRPVGALGKAPSSSDMLLKLARTTPYYKRNRPHICSFWVKGECRRGEECPYRHEKPTDPDDPLADQNIKDRYYGINDPVANKLLKRASTMPRLDPPDDKSITTLYIGGLADTITDSDLRNHFYQFGEIRTITVVQRQQCAFIQFATRQSAEMAAEKSFNKLIVHGHRLNVKWGRSQAARGKDGEKEGVTESGIRLEPVPGLPGALPPPPVSTDDISANYFNLAPNPGPAVMNLGIPPPPGVAMPPPPGYAPPMYPSMDPMAPPMPPPMAMRPPGQVHYPSQDPLRMGAHASRHGGS from the exons ATGGCGACTTCCTTAGGCTCTAACACGTATAACAGACAGAACTGGGAGGACTCG GACTTCCCTATTCTGTGTCAGACATGTTTGGGAGAGAATCCATACATCCGAATG aCCAAAGAAAAATATGGCAAAGAGTGCAAG ATCTGCGCCCGTCCCTTCACCGTGTTCCGCTGGTGTCCCGGGGTCAGGATGCGCTTTAAGAAGACTGAAGTGTGTCAGACCTGCAGTAAGATGAAAAACGTTTGTCAGACCTGCCTGCTGGACCTGGAGTACG gttTACCCATTCAGGTCAGAGACACAGGACTGTCTGTTAAAGATGAGATGCCACGATCAGACGTGAACAAGGAGTATTACACCCAGAACATGGAGCGAGAG ATCGCGAACTCGGATGGCACACGGCCAGTCGGCGCGCTGGGTAAAGCCCCCAGCTCTAGTGACATGCTATTGAAGCTAGCTCGCACCACTCCTTACTACAAGAGGAACAGACCTCACATCTGCTCTTTCTGGGTAAAAGGAGAGTGCCGTAGAGGAGAGGAGTGTCCTTACAG GCATGAGAAGCCCACAGATCCAGATGACCCGCTGGCTGATCAGAACATTAAAGACCGCTACTACGGCATTAACGACCCGGTGGCTAATAAGCTGTTGAAGCGAGCCTCCACCATGCCTAGGTTAGACCCACCCGATGACAAGTCCATCACCACACTATACATCGGAGGCCTCGCAGATACCATCACAGATTCAGACCTCAG gaacCATTTCTATCAGTTTGGGGAGATTCGCACCATCACTGTAGTGCAGAGACAACAGTGTGCCTTTATCCAGTTTGCTACGCGTCAGTCTGCCGAGATGGCCGCGGAGAAATCTTTCAACAAGCTCATCGTTCACGGCCACCGTCTCAACGTCAAGTGGGGCAG GTCCCAGGCAGCACGAGGAAAAGATGGAGAAAAAGAAGGAGTGACTGAGAGTGGAATCAGACTGGAGCCTGTACCCGGACTCCCTGGAG CACTGCCTCCACCGCCCGTCTCCACCGATGACATCTCAGCCAATTATTTCAACTTGGCGCCCAACCCTGGTCCTGCGGTCATGAATTTAGGGATCCCCCCTCCTCCTGGTGTAGCCATGCCTCCACCTCCAG GTTATGCTCCACCCATGTACCCGTCCATGGATCCAATGGCCCCTCCTATGCCACCTCCAATGGCCATGAGGCCTCCAGGCCAGGTGCATTATCCTTCCCAGGATCCTCTGCGTATGGGTGCCCACGCCAGTCGCCATGGAGGCTCCTAG